In Primulina eburnea isolate SZY01 chromosome 5, ASM2296580v1, whole genome shotgun sequence, a single window of DNA contains:
- the LOC140832792 gene encoding gamma-secretase subunit APH1-like, whose amino-acid sequence MTVAAGIGYVLLALGPSLSLFVAVISQKPFLILTLLSSTLAWLVSLIALSAIWRALLPFEAVSVWPYAVLIFSSVAFQEALRLLLWRLYQKMEDILDAFADRVSKPRLFITDKMQIALAGGMGHGVAHAVFFCVSLLTPAFGPATYYVEKCSHMPFFLVSAAIALAFVTIHTFSMVIAFSGYSEGNRMDQFIVPVVHIASGMLTLINLASGGCIVGIPLLYVMAIFTLVHCGKTVWRRLPEDRSRQETYTD is encoded by the exons ATGACGGTGGCGGCGGGGATTGGGTACGTGCTGTTAGCCCTGGGGCCATCTCTTTCGCTCTTCGTCGCCGTTATTTCCCAAAAGCCCTTTCTGATACTCACACTGCTGTCCAG TACATTAGCGTGGCTGGTGAGTCTCATTGCGTTGTCGGCAATCTGGAGAGCGTTACTACCGTTTGAGGCTGTGTCTGTTTGGCCATACGCTGTCCTCATTTTCTCTTCTGTAGCTTTTCAGGAAGCACTGCGCCTGCTCCTGTGGAGGCTCTACCA GAAGATGGAAGATATACTTGATGCTTTTGCTGATAGGGTCTCCAAGCCTCGGCTTTTTATTACAGATAAAATGCAAATTGCTCTTG CTGGTGGTATGGGTCATGGTGTGGCGCATGCTGTCTTCTTCTGTGTTAGCCTTCTAACTCCTGCATTTGGACCAGCAACATATTATGTAGAGAAATGCTCACATATGCCATTTTTTCTGGTCTCTG CGGCCATAGCTCTTGCATTTGTTACAATCCATACTTTCTCAATGGTAATTGCGTTCAGTGGATACTCAGAAGGAAACAGAATGGACCAATTTATTGTTCCTGTTGTTCATATTGCTTCAGGAATGCTT ACATTGATAAATCTTGCATCCGGGGGCTGCATTGTTGGCATACCTCTGCTCTATGTCATGGCAATATTCACGTTAGTACATTGTGGGAAAACTGTCTGGAGGAGACTACCCGAGGACCGAAGCAGGCAAGAAACTTATACGGATTGA